Proteins encoded in a region of the Synechococcus sp. BIOS-U3-1 genome:
- a CDS encoding Nif11-like leader peptide family natural product precursor, whose product MSEEQLKAFLEKVKADSSLQEKLKAAKSPEDVVGIAKEHGFEFTADKISQLSEEELEAVAGGCGVVGTQKNTKTGGFGSNCGAGCCW is encoded by the coding sequence ATGTCAGAAGAGCAACTCAAGGCTTTCCTCGAAAAGGTAAAAGCAGACAGCAGCCTTCAGGAAAAGCTCAAAGCAGCTAAGTCACCTGAAGACGTCGTGGGCATCGCTAAAGAACACGGCTTCGAATTCACTGCTGACAAGATCAGCCAGCTCAGTGAAGAGGAACTGGAAGCCGTGGCTGGAGGCTGTGGTGTTGTGGGGACACAGAAGAATACCAAAACTGGTGGCTTTGGCTCAAACTGTGGGGCAGGTTGTTGCTGGTAA
- a CDS encoding CCRG-2 family RiPP: MSELNTDYNNTELLDQELTIEELESVTGGGRERFEAWHRWLAENENDEPETLAEVELNAREFFLRNPLM, translated from the coding sequence ATGTCTGAACTCAACACTGACTACAACAACACTGAACTACTTGATCAAGAGCTGACGATTGAAGAGCTGGAATCTGTAACTGGTGGCGGTCGCGAACGATTCGAAGCCTGGCACCGATGGCTGGCTGAGAACGAAAACGACGAGCCCGAAACATTAGCAGAAGTGGAATTAAATGCACGCGAATTTTTTCTTAGAAATCCTCTTATGTGA